Below is a window of Streptomyces sp. WMMB303 DNA.
GCACTCCGGCACCGGCCAGCCGCGCCAGGTCCGTGTCGTCGAGGCGGCCGGTCAGGGCGCTGCGCTCCGCCCACAGGCCCCAGCTCAGCGCCGGCCCGGGCAGGCCCAGGCCGCGGCGATGCTGCGCCAGCGCCTCCAGCGCGGCGTTGGCCGCCGCGTAGTTGCCCTGCCCCGCGGTGCCCAGTGTGGCGGCCACCGAGGAGAACAGCACGAAGGCCGTCAGGTCGAGGTCCCGGGTCAGCTCGTGCAGGATCCAGGCGCCGTCGGCCTTCGCCGCCAGCACGGAGCGCAGCCGCTCCGGGGTGAGCGAGCCGATCACTCCGTCGTCCAGCACTCCGGCGGCGTGCACGACGGCGCGCAGCGGACGGTCGCCGGGGATCGCGGCCAGCACGTCGGCGAGCGCCGCGCGGTCGGCGACGTCGCAGGCCGCGGAGGTCACCGTCGCGCCCTCGGCGGTCAGTTCGGCGGCGAGTTCCGGCGCCCCCCGACGGCTGAGCAGCACCAGGTCGCGCACGCCGTGCGCCGCCACCAGATGCCGGGCCACCAGTCCGCCGAGGGTGCCGGAGGCCCCGGTGATCAGCACCGTGCCGTCGGCGGGGAACGCGGGCCGGGCGGGCTCGGGCGGCGGCGGGGTGCGCACGAGGCGCGGCACCCGTATCCGGCCGCCGCGCACCACGACCCGGGCTTCGCCGGTCGCCAGCACGGACGGCAGTGCCTGCGGCAGCCCGTCGGGGTCGTCGGTGTCGACGAGGAGGATCCGGTCCGGGTTCTCCGCCTGCGCGGACTGTACGAGTCCGTGGACGGCGGCCGCGGCGGGGTCCGGCAGCGCGCCGGTTCCGGCGCCGGCGGCCGTCTCCTCGCCGGTCGCGTCCCCGTCGCCGGTCACCACTGCGTCGCGGGTCACCACCACCAGGCGTCCGCCGGTGGTCTCGGTCTCGGCCAGCCAGGTCTGCAGCTCGCCCAGCACCGCCGAGGTCACGGCGTGGATCCTGGCGGGCGCGGCGCCCTCGGCCGGCGGGCAGCGCAGCACCGTGACGTCGGCGGGAACGCCGTCCGCCGCCGCCCCGGCGGGGTCCGCGGAGGCCGCATCCGGCTCGGCCGGGTGCCAGGTCAGCTCGAACAGCGCCGCGTCGCCGCCCGCGAGGGCGCCCTGGACGGCGCTCAGCGGACGCAGCGCCAGGGAATCGGCGGACAGGATGCCGCGGCCGGCGCCGTCGGCGACCAGCAGGGCCACCGAACCGTCCGCCAGGAGCGTCAGCCGCACCCGCAGGCTGGTCGCCTCGGCAGCCGCGTCCCGGTCCAGCCACCGCACCCCGTGCCAGGAGAACGGCAGCGCCGGCTCGGTCTCCAGGTCCAGTGCCGCGTGCAGCGCGGCGTCGAGCAGGGCGGCGCGTACCGGTTCGGCCGGCGCCACCTCCGCGAACAGCTCGTAGTCGCGCCGCCACAGTGCCCGCAGGCCGCGGAAGCCGGGCCCGTACTCCAGGCCCTGTGCGGCCAGGTCCTCGTACCAGGTGCCCAGGTCGGCCTGCTCGGCGTCGGCGGGCGGCCAGTCGGCGAGGTCCGGCCCGACGGTGCCCGCCGGGCCGGTCGGCGCGCAGAGCGCCCCGGTCGCGTGCAGCCGCCAGTCGGTCCGCGCCTCCCGTGCGTACAGCCGCAGCGGCCGGCGGCCGCTGCCGTCGCCGGGCTCCACCTGGAGCTGGAGCTCGACCTCGCCGTCCTCGGGCACCAGCACGGGTGCCAGCAGCGTGAGTTCCTCCACCGCCTCCCCGTCCGCCCCGGCCTGCAGTGCCATTTCCAGCAGCGCGGTGCCCGGCACCACGCCTCGGCCCCGCACCCGGTGGTCCGCCAGCCACGGATGGCTGCTCAGCGAGAGCCGTCCGGTCTGCACGGTCCGCTCGTCGTCCGCCAGGTCGAGGGGGGCCTCCAGCAGCGGCCGCGGGGGCTCCAGCCAGTAGCGGCGCTGCTCGAAGGCGTAGGTGGGCAGGTCGACCGTGCGGGCGGCGGTGCCGTCGAACGCCCGGTCCCAGTCCACGGCGAGGCCGCTCGCGTGCAGCCGGGCCATGGACAGCAGGAAGCGGTGCGCGGCGTCCTCGTCCCGGCGCAGCGTGTCCGCCACCACGACTCCCCGGCCCGCGGCGGGGTCCGCGGTGTCCGCGGTGTCTGCGACGGCTGTGGTCAGCAGCGGGTGCGGGCTGACTTCCACGAACGTCCCGAACCCGTCCGCCACCAGGGCCCGCACGGTCTCCTCGAACCGCACCGGCTCCCGCAGGTTGCGGTACCAGTACGCGGTGTCCAGCTCCGTGCCCTCGAGCGGGCCCGCCGTCACCGTCGACCAGAACGGCACCCGGGAGGGGCCGGGTTCGACCGCGGACAGCACGTCGGCGAGTTCGTCCTCCAGGGCCTCCACCTGGCGGGAGTGCGCGGAGAAGTCCACGCCGGGCACGTTCCAGCGCATCACTCCGGCCTTCGCCAGCACCCGGCCGAGGTCCCGCAGCCCGTCGGGGTCGCCGGAGACCACCACCGTGTTCGGGCCGTTGACCGCCGCCACCGAGACCCGGTCGCCCAGCGGTGCGATCCGCTCCCGGACCCACTCCTGCGAGGCCACGACCGACAGCATCCCGCCGCTGCCGCTGAGGGCCCGCAGGGCGCGGCTGCGCAGCGCGGAGATCCGGGCGCCGTCCTCCAGGGACAGCGCGCCCGCGACGCACGCGGCGGCGATCTCGCCCTGGGAGTGGCCCACCACGGCGGAGGGCACGAGTCCCGCCGCACGCCACACCTCGGCCAGCGAGACCATCACCGCCCACAGCGCGGGCTGGACCACGTCCACTTCGGACAGCGCGGCCTCGTCCTCGAGGACCTCCGAGAGCGACCAGTCGACGTGCTCGTCCAGCAGCCGCTCGCACAGCTGTAGCCGGGCGGCGAAGACCGGCGACGTCTCCCGCAGCCGCCGGGCCATGCCCGCCCACTGGGAGCCCTGCCCGGGAAAGACCCACACCGTTCCGGACTCGGGCAGCACCGCGCCCTCGACCACCCGCGGTGACGGCTCGCCCGTTGTCAACGCCTCGAGTCCGGCCAGCAGTTCGGTGCGGTCCCCGGCGACGACCACGCCGCGGTGTTCCAGCGCGGAGCGGGTCGTCACGGTGGAGAAGGCGATGTCCAGCGGGTCCGCGTCCCGGTCGGACTCGACCTGCTCCAGCAGCCGGCCGGCCTGCGCCCGCAGGGCCGTCCCGGTCGCGGCCGACACCAGCACCGGAGCCGGGGTCCCGGCCGCGGAGCGGGTCGCCTCCGGCCCGGTCGGGTCCGGCTCGTCCGCTTCCGGCGCAGGCTCCGACGGATGCTCGAGGATCACGTGTGCGTTGGTCCCGCTGGCGCCGAACGCCGACACCCCGGCCCGGCGGGGCCGGTCGGCGGCCGTGGGCCAGGGGCGCTGCCCGGTCAGCAGCTCGACCGCGCCCGAGGACCAGTCGACGTGCGGGGACGGTTCCTGGATGTGCAGCGTGCGCGGCAGCACCCCGTGCCGCATCGCCAGCACCGTCTTGATCACACCGCCGACACCCGCCGCGGCCTGCGCGTGGCCGATGTTGGACTTGAGGGAACCGAGCCACAGGGGTTCGGTGCGCTCCTGCCCGTAGGCCGCCAGCAGCGCCTGCGCCTCGATGGGGTCGCCGAGGACCGTTCCGGTACCGTGCGCCTCGACCGCGTCCACCTCCGCGGCGGACAGTCCGGCCGAGGCGAGCGCCTGCCTGATCACCCGCTCCTGCGCGGGCCCGTTGGGGGCGGTCAGTCCACTGGAGGCGCCGTCCTGGTTGACCGCCGAGCCGCGCACCACGGCCAGCACCCGGTGCCCGTTGGCCCGCGCGTCCGCGAGCCGCTCCAGCACCAGCACCCCCACACCCTCCGACCAGCCCGTACCGTCCGCAGCCGCCGAGAACGCCTTGCACCGGCCATCCGGCGCCAGCGCACGCTGCCGCGAGTACTCCACGAAGGTCCGCGGGGTGGACATCACCGCCACACCACCGGCCAGCGCCAGCCCGCACTCACCCGAACGCAACGACCGCGCCGCCAGATGCAACGCCACCAACGACGACGAACACGCCGTGTCCACCGACACCGCAGGCCCCTCCAACCCCAGCGCGTACGCCACCCGCCCCGACGCCACACTCGGCAGACTGCCGGTGAACAGGTGCCCCTCGAACGCGCCCGCGTCGTGCGCCAGCCGTGCCGCGTAGTCGCTGTACATCACCCCGGCGAACACCCCGGTGGCACTGCCGCGCAGGGAGGAGGGAGCGATCCGCGCGTGCTCCAGCGCCTCCCAGCTCGACTGCAGCAGCAGCCGCTGCTGCGGGTCGGTCACCAGCGCGTCCTTGGGGGACATGCCGAAGACGGCGGGGTCGAACTCCGCCGCGTCGTGCAGGAACCCGCCGTGCCGGGTGCTGCTGGTGCCGGGCCGCTCCGCAGCCGGGTCGTAGAGGTCCGCCAGGTCCCAGCCGCGGTCGACGGGGAACTCGGAGACCGCGTCCACCCCGTCGACGACCAGCCGGTGCAGCTCCTCGGGCGAGGTCACCCCGCCGGGGAAGCGGCACGCCATACCGACGATCGCGACCGGTTCCCGCTCGGCCGACTCCAGCGCGTCCAGCTTCTGCCGCGTGCTGCGCAGTTCGCTGGTCACCCGCTTCAGATAGCCGAGCAGCTTCTCGTCGCTCATGTCAGGGCCTTCCCAGCTCATCGTCGATCAGGGCAAAGAGCTCGTCCGCGCTCGCGGCGGCGACCTCGTGGTCGTGGACGGGCACCGCCGTCTCCTGCGCGGAGCCGACCGCGGCCAGCAGCTCCCACAGGCGGGTGGTGACGGCCGATCGGAGCGCGTCGTCGGCGACGGCGGTCACGCTCTCCTCCAGCCGGTCGAGTGCGGTCAGCAGCGGCTGCTCCGCCGGCGGCCCGGCCGCGGGCTGCACGGCAGCCGCCGGCCCTGCCGCGGGCCGGGTTGCGGGCCCGGGCTCCCGGGGGGTGAGCCGCTCCAGCAGGTGCCGCGTCAGCGCGGACGGGCTCGGATGGTCGAAGGTGACCGTCGCGGTCAGCGTGAGCCCGGTGAGCCTGCCGAGCCGGTTGCGCAGCTCCAGCGCGGTCAGCGAGTCGAACCCCAGGTCCGTGAAGCCCCGTTCGGCGGACGCCTCCCCCGGCCCGGAGCGGCCCAGCACCGACGCGACCTCCGCCTGCACCATCCGGCGCACCGTCACCTCCCGGTCGTGCTCGGGCAGCGCGAGAAGCCGGTCGCGCAACGACTGCGCCTCCTCCGGCCGGCCGGCACCGGACGAGGACGCGGCTCCGGCCAGCGCGCGCAGCATCGCGGGCGGATCGCCGCCGCGCAGCGCGGTCGGATCGAACCAGGCGGGCACCAGGTGCGCCCGGTCCGCGTCGACTCCGAGGTCGAGCAGCGCCAGGCCACCGTCGGCGGGCAGCGGGCGCAGCCCCAGCCGCGCCATCCGCTCCCGGTCGGCGCCGGACAGTCCGGCGGTCAGACCGGTGGCCTGCTCCCACAGGCCCCAGCCGAGCGACACCGCGGGCAGGCCCCGAGCACGCCGGTGGTGGGCCAGCGCGTCGAGGAACGCGTTCCCGGCCGCGTAGTTCGCCTGCCCGGGCAGGCCGACCGTGGCCGAGACGGAGGAGAACAGCACGAACGCCGACAGGTCCGCGCCGGCCGTCGCCTCGTGCAACTGCCAGGCCGCGTCCACCTTCGCCGCCAGCACGCCACGGAGCCGCTGCGGCGTCAGCGACAGCAGCGCGGCGTCCTGGAGCGTGCCCGCCGCGTGCACCACGGCCCGCAGCGGCGCCGACGCCGGCACCGAGGCGACGACCTCGTCCAGCGCGGCCCGGTCGGCCACGTCGCAGGCGGCCACCGAGACGTCCGCGCCCGCCGCGGTCAGCTCCGCGACGAGGTCCTCGGCTCCCTCGGCGGCCGGACCGCTGCGGCTGACCAGCAGCAGACTGCGCACCCCGTGCCGGGCCACCAGGTGCCGGGCCGTGGCGGCACCGAGTCCGCCGGTACCGCCGGTGATCAGCACGGTGCCGCCGGACGCGAAGGGCGCCCGCTCCGGATCGGGCGCGGGTACCGACCCGCGGCCGAGCCGGGGCACCAGGAGCCGACCGTTGTGCAGCGCGACCTGGGGTTCGTCCAGCGCCAGCACGCGGTCCAGCTCCTCGGCGGCCGGCTCGCCGTCCGTGCAGGAGTCCACCAGCACGATCCTGCCGGGGTGCTCGGTCTGCGCCGACCGCAGCAGTCCCCACACGGCGGCTGCGGCGAGGTCGAGCCCGGTGTCCGGTTCCACGGCCGCCGCGCGCCGGGTGACGACCACCAGCCGGTCGTCGCCCTCGGCCTTCTCCAGCCAGGTGCGGACGTCGTCCAGCACGGACTCGGCGACCCGGTGGACCGCGCCGGGCACGTCCCCGGCGGCGGCGGGGACCGCCAGCACGGTGCGGGCGTCCCGTGCGGGTGCAGGCCCGTCGGGGACGGCGGCCTCACGCCAGTCCACCTGGTAGAGCTTGGGGTCGGCCCGCCGGGCGTCCAGCGGCCGCAGCGTGAGGGAGCCGACCGAGAGCACCTCGGCCCCGCTGCCGTCGGCCGCGGTCAGCGCCGCGCGGTCCGCGGCGTGCGGGCTGATGCGGACGCGCAGCCGGGCGGCGCCCGGCCGGACGAGCCGCACCCCGGTCCAGGAGAACGGCACCATGGGGGCGGCCCCGGCGCCTGCCTCCAGCACCAGCGGATGCAGTGCGGTGTCCAGCAGCGCCGGATGGACGCCGAAGGGGCCCGCCTCGTCGCTCAGTTCGAGGTCGACGAGGAGGTCGGCGCCGTCCCGCCACGCCTGCCGCAGATTCCGGAACAGCGGTCCGTACTCCAGGCCGCGCGCGGCGAGTTCGTCGTACCAGCCCGTACGGTCCAGCGGCACGGCGCTCTCGGGCGGCCATCGGGTGAGGTCGAGGGCGGCACCGTCGGTGCCGCCGGGGCCGGTCGTGCGCACCGTTCCGGTGGCGTGCAGTTGCCACCCCTCGCCGTCCGCCGCGGTCCGGCTGCGGATGTGCACGGCACGCTGTCCGGCCTCGTCGGGTGCGGCCGCCGTGAGCTGCACCTCGGCCTCGCCGCTCTCGGGCACCACCAGCGGCGCGTGCAGCGTCAGTTCGTCGACGGTGTCACCGACCCGCAGAGCCATCTCCAACAGCGCGGTCCCCGGTACCACGATCCGGCCGAGCACGCGGTGGTCGCCGAGCCACGGCCGGGTGCGCAGCGACAGCCGCTCCGTGCGGACGGTGCCGGAGCCGTCCGCGAGGTCCACGGCGGTGTCCAGCAGCGGCCGGTCGGCCGCTGCGTCCAGCCAGTGGCGACGGTGCTGGAAGGCGTAGGTCGGCAGCTCGACGGGCGGTGCGCCGCCCCCGTCGAACAGCGGGCTCCAGTCCACCGCGGTGCCGCGGGCCCACAGCTGCCCCACCGAGGTCAGGAACCGCTCCAGACCGCCCTCGTCACGCCGCAGCGAGCCCGAGACCCTCTCCTCCGCCGCCGCGCCCACCCGGCCCTCCAGGGTCTCCTGGACGCTGGTGGTGAGCACCGGATGGGGGCTGACTTCGACGAAGGTGCCGTAGCCCTGCTCGGCCAGCGCCTCGACGGCGGACCGGAAGTGCACCGGCTGCCGCAGGTTGCGGTACCAGTAGGCGGCGTCCGTCCGGTCCTCGCCCAGCCAGTCGCGCTCCACGGTCGAGAAGAGCGGCACCTGGGCCGGGAGGGGCCGCAGCTCGGCGAGGACCCGCGCCAGTTCGTCCTCGATCCGCTCCACATGGGAGGTGTGGGAGGCGTAGTCCACCGGGATCCGGCGGGCCCGGACCCCGTCCGCCTCGCAGGCGGCGCGCAGTTCCTCCAGCGCCTCCGGATCGCCGGCGACCACCGTGGCGGCCGGACCGTTGAGCGCGGCCACTTCGAGCCGGCCGTCCCACGCCTCGAGGCGGGCCGCCGCCTGCTCGGCGGACAGCCCCAGCGCCATCATGCCGCCGAACCCGGCCAGTCCCCCGGCGACCGCCTGGGAGCGCAGCGCGACCACCCGGGCCGCGTCCCGCAACGAGAGGGCGCCGGCCACACACGCGGCGGCGATCTCCCCCTGCGAATGGCCCACCACCGCGGCCGGTTCCACCCCGTAGGAGCGCCACAGCGCGGCCAGCGAGACCATCACCGCCCAGGAGACCGGCTGGACGACGTCCACCCGCTCCAGCGTCGGCGCCTCCGGCGCCTGCCGCAGCACGTCCTCCGGTGCCCAGTCGGTGAACTCGGCCAGCGCCGCGGCGCAGGCGCGGAAGCGCTCGGCGAAGACCGGTGCCTCGTCCAGCAGCCGCACGGCCATGCCCGCCCACTGGGAGCCCTGGCCGGGGAAGACGAACACCACCGGACGGTCGGTGCCGTGCGCCGCTCCGCGCACGGTGCCGGGAGCCTCCGCGCCCTGCGCCACCGCCTCCAGCCCGGACAGCAGCGCCTCCCGGCCGGTCGCCACGACGACGGCGCGGTGCTGCCACGCGGTGCGGGATACCGCGGCCCGGCCGACCTCCGCCGTGCGCAGGTCCGGGTCGGCGGCCACCCGGCGGCGCAGCCGGTCCGCCTGGTCCCGCAGCGCCGCCTCGGAGGCGCCGGAGACCACCACCGGGACGGGCGAGTACGGGTCGGGCGGCACCTCCCCGGTGGCTACGGGCGCGGTGTCCCGGGGCGGTTGCTCGACGACGACGTGGGCGTTGGTGCCGCTGATGCCGAACGAGGAGATCCCGGCCCGGCGGGGCCGGTCGGCGGCCGTGGGCCAGGGGCGCTGCCCGGTCAGCAGCTCCACCGAACCGGCCGACCAGTCGACGTGCGGGGACGGTTCCTGGATGTGCAGCGTGCGCGGCAGCACCCCGTGCCGCATCGCCAGCACCATCTTGATCACACCGGTCACCCCGGCGGCGGCCTGGGTGTGGCCGATGTTGGACTTCACCGAGCCGAGCCACAGGGGTTCGGTGCGCTCCTGCCCGTAGGCCGCCAGCAGCGCCTGCGCCTCGATGGGGTCGCCGAGGACCGTTCCCGTGCCGTGCGCCTCGACCGCGTCCACCTCCGCCGGGCGCAGACCGCCGCTCGCCAGGGCGGCTCGGATGACGGCCTGCTGGGAGGGTCCGTTGGGGGCGGTCAGTCCGTTGGAGGCGCCGTCCTGGTTGACCGCCGAACCCCGCACCACCGCCAGCACCCGGTGCCCGTTGGCCCGCGCGTCCGCGAGCCGCTCCAGCACCAGCACCCCCACACCCTCCGACCAGCCCGTACCGTCCGCAGCCGCCGAGAACGCCTTGCACCGGCCGTCCGGCGCCAGGCCGCCCTGCCGGGAGAACTCCACGAACATCCCCGGGGTGGACATCACCGCCACACCACCGGCCAGCGCCAGCCCGCACTCACCCGAACGCAACGACCGCGCCGCCAGATGCAACGCCACCAACGACGACGAACACGCCGTGTCCACCGACACCGCAGGCCCCTCCAACCCCAGCGCGTACGCCACCCGCCCCGACGCCACACTCGCCGCCCCTCCGGTCAGCGCGTATCCGCCGAAGCTGTCGGAGGTCTCGTGCAGCCGGGGCACATATCCCTGGTCCGAGATGCCCGTGAAGACGGCCGTCCGGCTGCCGCGCAGCGCGGCGGGGTCGATCCCCGCCCGCTCCAGCGCCTCCCAGGACACCTCCAGCAGTTGCCGCTGCTGCGGATCCATGGCCCGCGCCTCACGCGGGCTGATCCGGAAGACGTCGGCGTCGAAGTCCGCGGCACCGGACAGGAAGCCACCGCTTCTCACCTGCCCCGTCTCCGCCGGGTCCGGGCTCCAGCCGCGGTCCTCCGGGAACGGGGAGACCGCGTCGACACCCTCGGCCAGGAGCTGCCACAGCTCCTCGGGCGAGGAGACGCCCCCCGGCAGCCGGCAGCTCATGCCGACGATCGCCACGGCGTCGTCCGCGGAGCCGGGCTGCCCGCCGCCCTCCGCACGGTCCGCGGCGTCCCCCGCCAGCTCCCGGTGCAGGTGCCGCACGAGAGCGGCCGGGGTGGGGTGGTCGTAGAGCAGCGTCGTGGGCAGCCGCAGTCCGGTGGCCCGGCTCAGCCGCTTGCTGAGCTCCACCGCGGTGACCGAGTCGGAGCCCAGTTCCTGGAACGGGCGGTCCGGTTGGACGGCGTCGGGTCCGGCGTGCCCGAGGACGGCCGCCGCCTGGGAACGGACCAGGGCCCGCAGCTCCCGTTCCCCCGGAGCGGACGGGCCGGTGCCGTCGTCGGTACCGGCCCCGTCGTCGGTGCCGGCGGCGGGCTCGGGTTCCGGTCCGAGCTCCGGCGCCGGGGCCGTCACGGGGGTGAGGGCAGCGGGTCCGGCGGTGATCCAGTGGGGTTGCCGCTGGAAGGCGTGGGCGGGCAGCGGCACGGCCCGGGCACCGGTGCCCTCGAACACCGGCCGCCAGTCCAGTGCGACCCCGTTGACGTGCAGTTCCGCCATGGACAGCAGCAGCCGTCGCAGACCGCCCTCGCCGCGTCGCAGGGTGCCCTGCACCACCGTGCCCGGCACATCGCCGACCGTGTCCTGGACCGGCACGGTCAGCACCGGGTGCGGGCTGGCCTCCACGAACACCCCGTGGCCGGACGCGGACAGCGAGCGGACGGCCTCCTCCAGCCGCACCCGCTCCCGCAGGTTCCGGTACCAGTACTCGGCGTCCAGCGCGTCCGCGGACAGCCGGCCACCGGTGACCGTGGAGTGGAAGGCGATCCCGGTGTCCCGGGCCGTGAGATGTCCGGCCGCGCGCAGCACCTGCTCGCGGACCGCTTCCACCTGCGGCGAGTGCGAGGCGTAGTCGATCGGGACCATCCGGGCGCGCACGCCCCGCGCCGCGCAGTCGGCCACCGTCCGGCGCACGGCCTCGACGGTGCCGGACACCACGGTCGCGTTCGGGCCGTTCACCGCGCCGATCGCGACCTCGGTCAGCTCGACCTCCTCGGGCGGCAGCGCGAGTTGGGCCATCGCACCGTGCCCGGACAGCTCGGAGGCGATGATCCGGCTCCGCTCGACCATCAGCCGCAGAGCGTCCTCGAGCGGCACCATCCCGGCGGCACACGCCGCGGTGATCTCCCCCTGGGAATGGCCCACCACGGCGGACGGCGACAGCCCCACGGCGCGCCACACCTCGGCCAGCGACACCTGCACCGCGAACAGCGCGGGCTGCATGACGTCCATGCGCCGCAGCGCCGCCTCGTCGTCCAGCACCTCGCGCAACGACCAGTCGACCTCGTCGGCCAGCAGCCGGGCGCACTCCTCCATCCGGGCGGCGAACACCGTCGAGGAGGCCCACAGCTCGCGGGCCATACCGGCCCACTGCGGTCCCTGCCCCGGGAACATCCACACCACGCCCGGGGCGGTACCGGCCACTCCGTCCACCACGTTCGGCGCGGGTTCGTCCGCCGCCAACGCGGCCAGTCCGGCGAGCAGTTCCCCGCGGTCCGCCGCGACGACGACCGCGCGGTGTTCCAGCACCGCGCGTGTGGTGACGGTCGCGTACCCCACGTCCGCGGGGCGCAGGCCGGTGTCGGCGACGACCCGCGCCCGCAGCCGCTCGGCCTGGGCCCGCAGTGCCCCCTCGGTTCTGCCGGACACGAGCACCGGCACCGGGAAGGGGCCGCCGCCGTCGGAACCGGCGACACCGGAGCCGTCGCCGGGAGCGGTGTTCTGCGCGTCCGGGCCGTGGGATGCTTCCCCGTCCCCGGCGGGCTCCTCGTCCGGGGCGCGGCAGGGGGCTTCGGCCACCACCACATGGCAGTTGGTGCCGCCCAGTCCGAAGGAGCTGACCCCGGCGAGCCGGGGTCCGTCCGGCCATGGGCCGGTGGCGGCGTTGACCCGGATCCCCAACCGCTCCAGCGGAATGGCGGGCGGGGGCTCGGAGTGGTTCAGGCTCGCCGGGAGGGTGCGGTGGCCGAGGGACAGCGCGACCTTGATCAGGCCCACCACGCCGGCGGCACCGTCCAGATGCCCGATGTTGGTCTTCACCGACCCGACCGCCAGAGGCGGACCGTCCAGCGCGTCCGGCCGGTCCCGGCCGAACACCGCCCCGAGGGCCGCCGCCTCGACAGGGTCG
It encodes the following:
- a CDS encoding type I polyketide synthase — protein: MRQEHPGREHRDSHTGSGPQHSRAVAVVGMSCRVPGADDLDSFWELLHDGVEAIGDLPEGRWDLGNLPDGGEPAGLRRGGFLDGIADFDPGFFDISPREAAAMDPRQRLALELSWVALEHAQVVPETLRGGSAAVFLGATGDDYAALVHGSGEGAVSHHSLAGLSRGAIANRISYQLGLRGPSLTVDAAQSSSLVAVHLACESLLSGATGLALAGGVHLNLTPASTLAFARAGALSPDGRCYVFDARANGTVRGEGGGIVVLKRLADAVADGDRVHCVLLGSAVNNDGGGAGFTVPDGDAQRALLHDACDRAEVDPGAVRYVELHGTGTKAGDPVEAAALGAVFGRDRPDALDGPPLAVGSVKTNIGHLDGAAGVVGLIKVALSLGHRTLPASLNHSEPPPAIPLERLGIRVNAATGPWPDGPRLAGVSSFGLGGTNCHVVVAEAPCRAPDEEPAGDGEASHGPDAQNTAPGDGSGVAGSDGGGPFPVPVLVSGRTEGALRAQAERLRARVVADTGLRPADVGYATVTTRAVLEHRAVVVAADRGELLAGLAALAADEPAPNVVDGVAGTAPGVVWMFPGQGPQWAGMARELWASSTVFAARMEECARLLADEVDWSLREVLDDEAALRRMDVMQPALFAVQVSLAEVWRAVGLSPSAVVGHSQGEITAACAAGMVPLEDALRLMVERSRIIASELSGHGAMAQLALPPEEVELTEVAIGAVNGPNATVVSGTVEAVRRTVADCAARGVRARMVPIDYASHSPQVEAVREQVLRAAGHLTARDTGIAFHSTVTGGRLSADALDAEYWYRNLRERVRLEEAVRSLSASGHGVFVEASPHPVLTVPVQDTVGDVPGTVVQGTLRRGEGGLRRLLLSMAELHVNGVALDWRPVFEGTGARAVPLPAHAFQRQPHWITAGPAALTPVTAPAPELGPEPEPAAGTDDGAGTDDGTGPSAPGERELRALVRSQAAAVLGHAGPDAVQPDRPFQELGSDSVTAVELSKRLSRATGLRLPTTLLYDHPTPAALVRHLHRELAGDAADRAEGGGQPGSADDAVAIVGMSCRLPGGVSSPEELWQLLAEGVDAVSPFPEDRGWSPDPAETGQVRSGGFLSGAADFDADVFRISPREARAMDPQQRQLLEVSWEALERAGIDPAALRGSRTAVFTGISDQGYVPRLHETSDSFGGYALTGGAASVASGRVAYALGLEGPAVSVDTACSSSLVALHLAARSLRSGECGLALAGGVAVMSTPGMFVEFSRQGGLAPDGRCKAFSAAADGTGWSEGVGVLVLERLADARANGHRVLAVVRGSAVNQDGASNGLTAPNGPSQQAVIRAALASGGLRPAEVDAVEAHGTGTVLGDPIEAQALLAAYGQERTEPLWLGSVKSNIGHTQAAAGVTGVIKMVLAMRHGVLPRTLHIQEPSPHVDWSAGSVELLTGQRPWPTAADRPRRAGISSFGISGTNAHVVVEQPPRDTAPVATGEVPPDPYSPVPVVVSGASEAALRDQADRLRRRVAADPDLRTAEVGRAAVSRTAWQHRAVVVATGREALLSGLEAVAQGAEAPGTVRGAAHGTDRPVVFVFPGQGSQWAGMAVRLLDEAPVFAERFRACAAALAEFTDWAPEDVLRQAPEAPTLERVDVVQPVSWAVMVSLAALWRSYGVEPAAVVGHSQGEIAAACVAGALSLRDAARVVALRSQAVAGGLAGFGGMMALGLSAEQAAARLEAWDGRLEVAALNGPAATVVAGDPEALEELRAACEADGVRARRIPVDYASHTSHVERIEDELARVLAELRPLPAQVPLFSTVERDWLGEDRTDAAYWYRNLRQPVHFRSAVEALAEQGYGTFVEVSPHPVLTTSVQETLEGRVGAAAEERVSGSLRRDEGGLERFLTSVGQLWARGTAVDWSPLFDGGGAPPVELPTYAFQHRRHWLDAAADRPLLDTAVDLADGSGTVRTERLSLRTRPWLGDHRVLGRIVVPGTALLEMALRVGDTVDELTLHAPLVVPESGEAEVQLTAAAPDEAGQRAVHIRSRTAADGEGWQLHATGTVRTTGPGGTDGAALDLTRWPPESAVPLDRTGWYDELAARGLEYGPLFRNLRQAWRDGADLLVDLELSDEAGPFGVHPALLDTALHPLVLEAGAGAAPMVPFSWTGVRLVRPGAARLRVRISPHAADRAALTAADGSGAEVLSVGSLTLRPLDARRADPKLYQVDWREAAVPDGPAPARDARTVLAVPAAAGDVPGAVHRVAESVLDDVRTWLEKAEGDDRLVVVTRRAAAVEPDTGLDLAAAAVWGLLRSAQTEHPGRIVLVDSCTDGEPAAEELDRVLALDEPQVALHNGRLLVPRLGRGSVPAPDPERAPFASGGTVLITGGTGGLGAATARHLVARHGVRSLLLVSRSGPAAEGAEDLVAELTAAGADVSVAACDVADRAALDEVVASVPASAPLRAVVHAAGTLQDAALLSLTPQRLRGVLAAKVDAAWQLHEATAGADLSAFVLFSSVSATVGLPGQANYAAGNAFLDALAHHRRARGLPAVSLGWGLWEQATGLTAGLSGADRERMARLGLRPLPADGGLALLDLGVDADRAHLVPAWFDPTALRGGDPPAMLRALAGAASSSGAGRPEEAQSLRDRLLALPEHDREVTVRRMVQAEVASVLGRSGPGEASAERGFTDLGFDSLTALELRNRLGRLTGLTLTATVTFDHPSPSALTRHLLERLTPREPGPATRPAAGPAAAVQPAAGPPAEQPLLTALDRLEESVTAVADDALRSAVTTRLWELLAAVGSAQETAVPVHDHEVAAASADELFALIDDELGRP